Proteins found in one Acidobacteriota bacterium genomic segment:
- the fsa gene encoding fructose-6-phosphate aldolase, which translates to MKFFLDTANLEEIRRGVELGLVDGVTTNPSLIAKEGRDLEELALEICELVDGPVNLEVVSTDARGMIEEARHLSSLHKNVYVKLPMIREGLKALNVVSQEGISVNVTLIFSPGQALLAAKNGAAIVSPFIGRLDDISQEGMGLISEILLMYENYDFDTEVLVASVRNPVHVVEAAKMGAEIATLPAKVLEQLMKHPLTDIGLEKFLADWNRRKVLA; encoded by the coding sequence ATGAAATTTTTCCTCGACACCGCCAACCTGGAAGAGATCCGCAGGGGAGTCGAACTCGGCCTGGTCGACGGGGTCACCACGAATCCCAGCCTGATCGCCAAGGAAGGGCGGGATCTTGAGGAGTTGGCCCTGGAGATCTGCGAACTCGTGGACGGACCCGTCAATCTGGAAGTCGTCTCCACCGACGCCAGAGGCATGATCGAAGAGGCGCGTCATCTCTCCAGCCTCCACAAGAACGTCTACGTCAAGCTGCCCATGATCCGCGAAGGTCTCAAGGCGCTCAACGTCGTCTCCCAGGAAGGCATTTCGGTCAACGTCACGCTGATCTTCAGTCCAGGCCAGGCGCTGCTGGCGGCCAAGAACGGAGCGGCCATCGTGAGCCCGTTCATCGGCAGGCTCGACGATATCTCCCAGGAAGGAATGGGGCTCATCTCCGAAATCCTGCTCATGTACGAGAACTACGACTTCGACACGGAGGTCCTGGTGGCCTCGGTTCGAAACCCGGTCCACGTGGTGGAGGCGGCCAAGATGGGCGCCGAAATCGCCACGCTGCCGGCCAAGGTGCTGGAGCAACTGATGAAGCACCCCCTGACGGACATTGGCCTGGAAAAGTTCCTGGCCGACTGGAACCGGCGAAAGGTCCTGGCCTGA